Proteins from one Herpetosiphonaceae bacterium genomic window:
- a CDS encoding nucleoside triphosphate pyrophosphohydrolase family protein produces MNFDEYQDSARRTLSAALDRRERLAMTALGLVGEAGECSEAIKKHLFHGHPLDQAALAKELGDVLWYVAMLADACGLDLESIAAQNITKLRARYPEGFSAQASIERDET; encoded by the coding sequence GTGAACTTCGACGAGTACCAGGATTCGGCCAGGCGCACCTTGAGCGCGGCGCTGGATCGGCGCGAGCGGCTGGCGATGACCGCGCTGGGGCTGGTGGGCGAGGCGGGCGAGTGCAGCGAGGCGATCAAAAAGCATCTGTTTCACGGCCATCCGCTCGATCAGGCGGCGCTTGCCAAAGAGCTTGGCGATGTGCTGTGGTATGTCGCGATGCTGGCCGACGCCTGCGGCCTGGATCTCGAATCGATCGCCGCGCAAAATATCACCAAGCTCCGGGCGCGCTATCCTGAGGGCTTTTCTGCACAGGCCAGCATCGAGCGCGACGAGACGTAG
- a CDS encoding adenylate kinase, with product MTTEQPLHIILMGAPGAGKSTQSRMLRSRYPVYVLATGQMLRDEVARRTALGLLADSYFQRGTLLPDDVMIALITERLLQLRPDQGFLLDGFPRTVPQAEALDSLMQRLDRSLSAVISLSLSDDEAIRRLGGRRMCEGLGEPFPLHVDDTASVDACLRLGGRLVTRPDDEPEVIVERLRVYEEETEPLIDYYRRQGLLHTISAEGDPETVQAQIVQTLDATGRGREQASG from the coding sequence ATGACAACTGAACAACCGCTACATATTATTTTGATGGGCGCGCCAGGAGCGGGCAAATCCACCCAATCGCGGATGCTCAGGTCGCGCTATCCGGTGTATGTGCTCGCCACGGGCCAAATGCTGCGCGACGAGGTCGCCAGGCGCACGGCGCTGGGGCTGCTGGCCGACTCATACTTTCAGCGCGGCACGCTGCTGCCCGACGACGTGATGATCGCGCTGATCACCGAGCGGCTGCTGCAACTCCGGCCCGATCAGGGCTTTTTGCTCGACGGCTTTCCGCGCACGGTTCCGCAGGCCGAGGCGCTGGATAGCTTGATGCAGCGGCTCGACCGCTCGCTGAGCGCCGTGATCTCGCTGAGCCTGAGCGACGATGAGGCGATCCGGCGGCTGGGTGGTCGGCGCATGTGCGAGGGCCTGGGCGAGCCGTTCCCGCTGCATGTCGACGACACGGCCAGCGTGGATGCATGCCTGCGCCTGGGAGGAAGACTCGTCACCCGGCCCGACGACGAGCCGGAGGTGATCGTCGAGCGGCTGCGCGTGTACGAGGAAGAGACGGAGCCGCTGATCGACTACTACCGCCGCCAGGGCTTGCTGCATACGATCTCAGCCGAAGGCGATCCCGAAACGGTTCAGGCGCAGATCGTCCAGACGTTGGATGCGACAGGGCGCGGTCGGGAGCAGGCTTCGGGGTAG